In Vidua chalybeata isolate OUT-0048 chromosome 5, bVidCha1 merged haplotype, whole genome shotgun sequence, one genomic interval encodes:
- the LOC128788454 gene encoding uncharacterized protein LOC128788454 isoform X1 → MTEKKGSGEGGPAGPLSAGGGGAVAALTGRGRRAGGERRRNRAALPFPDPRARPSLDAGSDRVPENAAGAARRRRSGAPAFPAPPAAIFGRSSEPSPSRRVAVSSRRVPAASPCFPAVSTLTRSAPVPDPLRCREMQENAKASGQSSRWRCPSRLPLARRAGVAHRRQLTATLTARAAPAHALPRCVPVPCCCGRTGPALQRPEQSAGEWEARKAWAKDGLQPGCLSVLESGRRVPAGCRVLGGHRALTSARWAVRFLSHRFPGVLILTSPKPQASLPGPLPLPYLLDAVQNGIRQPSLRFTFSLTLCAARVAQQILKPEEHVYIRVKRFLLSHRYLDLRKVPGFLQLFYSFDFERTRSCAVYAL, encoded by the exons ATGACcgagaagaagggcagcggcgagggcggcccggcggggccgctttcggcgggcggcggaggcgcggtcgcagcgctcacgggccgggggcggcgggcggggggcgagcgGCGTCGGAACAGGGCTGCACTCCCCTTTCCCGATCCCCGCGCGCGTCCCTCTCTAGACGCTGGAAGCGACCGCGTGCCGGAAAATGCCGCCGGGGCGGCGCgcaggcggcggagcggggccccggctttccccgcccctcctgccgccatctttggaaggtcaagcgagccgtccccgtcccgccgcgtCGCTGTCTCGTCCCGCCGCgttcccgccgcctccccgtgCTTCCCCGCCGTCTCCACTCTGACACGATCCGCCCCCGTCCCGGACCCCCTccgctgcagggaaatgcaggagaacgcGAAAGCATCGGGGCAGAGCAGCCGCTGGAGGTGCCCGAGCCGTCTCCCCCTTGCCCGCAGGGCCGGAGTTGCCCACCGCCGGCAGCTGACAGCTACGCTGACAGCACGGGCGGCTCCGGCACACGCTTTGCCTCGCTGTGTTCCGGTGCCGTGCTGCTGCGGGAGGACGGGGCCAGCGCTccaaaggccagagcagagcgctGGCGAATGGGAGGCGAGGAAGGCTTGGGCTAAGGATGGATTGCAACCGGGCTGCCT gtccgtgctggagagtgggagaagggtccctgctggctgccgtgtcctgggtgggcacagagctctgacctCGGCCAGATGGGCTG TTCggtttctttctcacaggtttcCGGGTGTTTTGATCCTGACGTCGCCAAAGCCTCAG gcttctctccctgggccctTGCCGTTGCCGTATCTCTTGGATGCCGTGCAGAACGGAATCAGGCAGCCAAGCCTCAGGTTCaccttctccctcaccctctgcgctgctcgtgtggcacagcagatcctgaagcCAG aggagCACGTGTACATAAGGGTAAAGAGATTCCTTCTGTCACACCGGTATTTGGACCTGAGGAAGGTAccaggttttctccagcttttctacagttttgattttgag CGCACAAGGAGTTGTGCTGTGTATGCTCTgtga
- the LOC128788454 gene encoding uncharacterized protein LOC128788454 isoform X2 yields MTEKKGSGEGGPAGPLSAGGGGAVAALTGRGRRAGGERRRNRAALPFPDPRARPSLDAGSDRVPENAAGAARRRRSGAPAFPAPPAAIFGRSSEPSPSRRVAVSSRRVPAASPCFPAVSTLTRSAPVPDPLRCREMQENAKASGQSSRWRCPSRLPLARRAGVAHRRQLTATLTARAAPAHALPRCVPVPCCCGRTGPALQRPEQSAGEWEARKAWAKDGLQPGCLSVLESGRRVPAGCRVLGGHRALTSARWAVRFLSHRFPGVLILTSPKPQASLPGPLPLPYLLDAVQNGIRQPSLRGARVHKGKEIPSVTPVFGPEEGTRFSPAFLQF; encoded by the exons ATGACcgagaagaagggcagcggcgagggcggcccggcggggccgctttcggcgggcggcggaggcgcggtcgcagcgctcacgggccgggggcggcgggcggggggcgagcgGCGTCGGAACAGGGCTGCACTCCCCTTTCCCGATCCCCGCGCGCGTCCCTCTCTAGACGCTGGAAGCGACCGCGTGCCGGAAAATGCCGCCGGGGCGGCGCgcaggcggcggagcggggccccggctttccccgcccctcctgccgccatctttggaaggtcaagcgagccgtccccgtcccgccgcgtCGCTGTCTCGTCCCGCCGCgttcccgccgcctccccgtgCTTCCCCGCCGTCTCCACTCTGACACGATCCGCCCCCGTCCCGGACCCCCTccgctgcagggaaatgcaggagaacgcGAAAGCATCGGGGCAGAGCAGCCGCTGGAGGTGCCCGAGCCGTCTCCCCCTTGCCCGCAGGGCCGGAGTTGCCCACCGCCGGCAGCTGACAGCTACGCTGACAGCACGGGCGGCTCCGGCACACGCTTTGCCTCGCTGTGTTCCGGTGCCGTGCTGCTGCGGGAGGACGGGGCCAGCGCTccaaaggccagagcagagcgctGGCGAATGGGAGGCGAGGAAGGCTTGGGCTAAGGATGGATTGCAACCGGGCTGCCT gtccgtgctggagagtgggagaagggtccctgctggctgccgtgtcctgggtgggcacagagctctgacctCGGCCAGATGGGCTG TTCggtttctttctcacaggtttcCGGGTGTTTTGATCCTGACGTCGCCAAAGCCTCAG gcttctctccctgggccctTGCCGTTGCCGTATCTCTTGGATGCCGTGCAGAACGGAATCAGGCAGCCAAGCCTCAG aggagCACGTGTACATAAGGGTAAAGAGATTCCTTCTGTCACACCGGTATTTGGACCTGAGGAAGGTAccaggttttctccagcttttctacagttttga